From Piliocolobus tephrosceles isolate RC106 chromosome 16, ASM277652v3, whole genome shotgun sequence, the proteins below share one genomic window:
- the PSMB3 gene encoding proteasome subunit beta type-3 encodes MSIMSYNGGAVMAMKGKNCVAIAADRRFGIQAQMVTTDFQKIFPMGDRLYIGLAGLATDVQTVAQRLKFRLNLYELKEGRQIKPYTLMSMVANLLYEKRFGPYYTEPVIAGLDPKTFKPFICSLDLIGCPMVTDDFVVSGTCAEQMYGMCESLWEPNMDPEHLFETISQAMLNAVDRDAVSGMGVIVHIIEKDKITTRTLKARMD; translated from the exons ATG TCTATTATGTCCTATAACGGAGGGGCCGTCATGGCCATGAAGGGGAAGAACTGTGTGGCCATCGCTGCAGACAGGCGCTTCGGGATCCAGGCCCAGATGGTGACCACGGACTTCCAGAAGATCTTTCCCATGGGTGACCGGCTGTACATCGGTCTGGCCGGGCTCGCCACTGATGTCCAGACAGT TGCCCAGCGCCTCAAGTTCCGGCTGAACCTGTATGAGTTGAAGGAAGGCCGGCAGATCAAACCTTATACCCTCATGAGCATGGTGGCCAACCTCTTGTATGAGAAACG GTTTGGCCCCTACTACACTGAGCCAGTCATTGCCGGATTGGACCCGAAGACCTTTAAGCCCTTCATTTGCTCTCTAGACCTCATCGGCTGCCCCATGGTGACTGATGACTTTGTGGTCAGTGGCACCTGCGCCGAACAAATGTACGGAATGTGTGAGTCCCTCTGGGAGCCCAACATG GATCCAGAACACCTATTTGAAACCATCTCCCAAGCCATGCTGAATGCTGTGGACCGGGATGCAGTGTCAGGCATGGGAGTTATCGTCCACATCAT CGAGAAGGATAAAATCACCACCAGGACACTGAAGGCCCGAATGGACTAA